In Salinibacterium sp. ZJ70, one DNA window encodes the following:
- a CDS encoding MarR family winged helix-turn-helix transcriptional regulator — MHDEMSDWPTGRLLSVAARSVEQAWRRTLEDLDLSRAGLIVLHLTGSGPVALSELARGAHVTVQTMSRTVENLVKSGHVKLTRDESDARRRLVERTPLGDETFARIHNLEGHGFDQMAEEQQLRALLLEIIRTHRGDFTGGATLLAHPAATLEG, encoded by the coding sequence ATGCACGACGAGATGTCCGACTGGCCCACTGGGCGGCTCCTCTCCGTCGCCGCGCGCTCCGTCGAGCAGGCGTGGCGCCGCACACTCGAAGATCTCGACCTCAGCCGCGCGGGCCTCATCGTGCTGCACCTGACCGGCTCCGGGCCGGTCGCCCTCAGCGAACTCGCGCGCGGAGCCCACGTCACCGTGCAGACCATGAGCCGCACCGTCGAGAACCTCGTCAAGAGCGGGCACGTGAAGCTGACGCGCGACGAGTCGGATGCGCGCCGCCGGCTTGTGGAGCGCACGCCGCTCGGCGACGAGACCTTCGCGCGCATCCACAACCTCGAGGGCCACGGATTCGACCAGATGGCCGAAGAGCAGCAGCTGCGGGCGCTCCTCCTCGAGATCATACGCACGCATCGCGGCGACTTCACGGGCGGTGCCACCCTCCTCGCGCATCCGGCCGCTACTCTCGAAGGGTGA
- a CDS encoding chorismate mutase, which translates to MTSDALHQDPIAELAGYRKSIDNIDAALIHLLAERFKFTQAVGRLKATSGMPASDPGREKEQIARLRALAEDSHLDPEFAEKWFTFVVAEVIHHHERIANSGAGGTSPE; encoded by the coding sequence GTGACCTCCGACGCACTCCACCAGGACCCGATCGCCGAACTCGCGGGCTACCGCAAGAGCATCGACAACATCGATGCGGCGCTCATCCACCTGCTTGCAGAGCGCTTCAAGTTCACACAGGCCGTCGGGCGACTGAAGGCCACGAGCGGCATGCCCGCCTCCGACCCGGGCCGCGAGAAGGAGCAGATCGCGCGACTCCGGGCGCTCGCGGAGGACTCGCACCTCGACCCCGAGTTCGCCGAGAAGTGGTTCACCTTCGTGGTCGCCGAGGTCATCCACCACCACGAGCGCATCGCCAACAGCGGTGCCGGCGGCACCTCGCCGGAGTGA
- a CDS encoding SDR family NAD(P)-dependent oxidoreductase: MSWDPRALPSLAGRTVVVTGGNAGIGYFISEQLAGAGARVVIASRSAEKTDAAMRSIRLRVPGAELAHVPLDLTSLSSVREAATALAAYRPLHGLVNNAGLVLTPRHRATTVDGVELAIGGNFLGHFALTALLFPALAPDARVVGLGSLSTRMSRLHPDDLWSEHAYARFRAYAASKHAVQIFGFELARRLDAVGDARRSLIAHPGWATSAYASPRPGITDRNPAPGRVFERLTGWVGQGKDRGAWEPVRAFADPDAPNGGYVAPRFGLAGAPVLMHAPARSTDPELGAAVWADAESRSGVRFPV; the protein is encoded by the coding sequence GTGAGCTGGGACCCGCGCGCGCTCCCGTCGCTCGCGGGACGCACCGTCGTCGTCACGGGCGGCAACGCCGGGATCGGCTACTTCATCTCCGAACAGCTCGCGGGGGCGGGTGCGCGGGTCGTCATCGCGTCGCGATCCGCCGAGAAGACGGATGCGGCGATGCGCTCCATCCGCCTGCGCGTTCCGGGCGCCGAGCTCGCGCACGTGCCGCTCGACCTCACCTCGCTCTCCTCGGTGCGTGAGGCGGCTACGGCGCTCGCCGCGTATCGGCCGCTGCATGGCCTCGTGAACAACGCGGGTCTCGTGCTCACGCCTCGGCATCGCGCAACCACCGTGGATGGTGTCGAGCTCGCCATCGGCGGCAACTTCCTCGGGCACTTCGCCCTCACGGCGCTGCTGTTCCCTGCGCTCGCCCCGGATGCGCGCGTCGTGGGCCTCGGCAGTCTCTCGACGCGCATGAGCCGGCTGCACCCGGACGACCTCTGGTCTGAGCATGCGTACGCCCGCTTCCGCGCCTACGCCGCGTCCAAGCACGCGGTGCAGATCTTCGGGTTCGAGCTCGCGCGCCGTCTCGACGCGGTGGGCGATGCGCGCCGCTCGCTCATCGCCCACCCGGGGTGGGCCACGAGCGCCTACGCGAGCCCTCGCCCCGGCATCACCGACCGGAACCCTGCACCTGGGCGTGTCTTCGAGAGGCTCACCGGATGGGTCGGCCAGGGCAAGGACCGTGGCGCCTGGGAGCCCGTGCGCGCGTTCGCCGATCCTGACGCCCCCAACGGCGGTTACGTCGCGCCGCGGTTCGGGCTCGCGGGTGCCCCCGTCCTCATGCACGCGCCTGCGCGCTCGACGGACCCCGAGCTCGGAGCCGCAGTATGGGCGGACGCCGAATCGCGGTCAGGGGTGCGGTTCCCCGTCTAG
- a CDS encoding PD40 domain-containing protein yields the protein MTTTSRRAAMSASALGVAGMLALGLASSASATGAATISRVSVASDGTGGNNESDGAAISADGRYIAFHSDADNLVPGDTNGASDVFLHDTTTGATTLISRHSEGSQGSYSSYGPAISADGRYIAYESEADNLVDGDFNGTWDVFLSDTATGTTTLVSPGHDVSYGPAISADGRYIAYSSLASNLVTGDTNGSEDVFVYDTTTATTTLISRHTDGTQGGGNSFGPAISADGRYIAYTSWADDLVSGDTNLWGDVFLHDTAHGTTTRVSLHTDGTQGNNVSQNPAISADGRYVTFETFAANLFSGDGNGTYDVLLRDTTTGVTTLISAHTDGTQGDDSSQNPAISADGRYVTYTSNATNLVTGEIFGWGNVFLHDTTTGTTSLISRHIEGDHVPTSSAPAISADGRAIAFTSDANNLVDSDTNDVTDIFLHVTPAAAPTPTATPGAALAETGADSSIFGALGLAALVAGAGILGLLAARRPRAN from the coding sequence GTGACCACCACATCTCGCCGCGCCGCAATGTCCGCTTCTGCACTCGGAGTGGCGGGGATGCTCGCCCTGGGCCTCGCCTCGTCGGCGAGCGCCACTGGTGCGGCCACAATCTCCCGGGTCTCGGTCGCGAGCGACGGCACCGGAGGCAACAACGAGAGTGACGGTGCCGCGATCTCCGCCGATGGGCGCTACATCGCCTTCCACTCAGACGCGGACAACCTCGTTCCCGGCGACACCAACGGCGCATCTGACGTGTTCCTCCACGACACCACCACCGGTGCCACCACGCTCATCTCCCGCCACAGCGAAGGCAGCCAAGGCAGCTACAGCAGCTACGGCCCGGCGATCTCCGCCGACGGCCGCTACATCGCGTACGAGTCAGAGGCGGACAACCTCGTCGACGGTGACTTCAACGGCACCTGGGACGTGTTCCTCTCTGACACAGCCACCGGAACCACCACCCTCGTCTCACCTGGCCACGACGTCAGTTACGGTCCCGCGATCTCCGCCGACGGCCGCTACATCGCGTACTCATCACTTGCGAGCAACCTCGTCACCGGCGACACCAACGGATCCGAAGACGTGTTCGTGTACGACACCACCACCGCCACCACCACCCTCATCTCCCGCCACACCGACGGCACCCAAGGCGGCGGCAACAGCTTCGGCCCCGCGATCTCCGCCGACGGCCGCTACATCGCCTACACGTCGTGGGCCGACGACCTCGTCTCTGGTGACACGAACCTCTGGGGGGACGTATTCCTCCACGACACGGCCCACGGCACCACCACCCGCGTCTCGCTCCACACCGACGGCACGCAGGGAAACAACGTCAGCCAGAACCCGGCGATCTCCGCCGACGGACGCTACGTCACCTTCGAGACATTCGCAGCCAACCTGTTCTCGGGAGACGGCAACGGCACGTACGACGTGCTCCTCCGCGACACCACCACCGGCGTCACCACCCTCATCTCCGCCCACACCGACGGCACACAAGGCGACGACTCCAGCCAGAACCCCGCGATCTCCGCCGACGGACGCTACGTCACCTACACCTCGAACGCGACCAACCTCGTCACCGGCGAGATCTTCGGCTGGGGCAACGTCTTCCTCCACGACACCACCACCGGCACCACATCGCTCATCTCCCGCCACATCGAAGGCGACCACGTCCCCACCAGCTCCGCCCCCGCGATCTCCGCTGACGGGCGCGCCATCGCGTTCACCTCAGACGCAAACAACCTCGTCGACAGCGACACCAACGACGTGACCGACATCTTCCTTCACGTGACACCCGCAGCCGCGCCCACACCCACGGCCACTCCGGGCGCAGCACTCGCCGAGACCGGCGCCGACAGCTCGATCTTCGGCGCGCTCGGCCTCGCCGCCCTCGTGGCAGGGGCCGGCATCCTCGGGCTTCTCGCTGCTCGCCGGCCACGCGCGAACTGA
- a CDS encoding PD40 domain-containing protein has protein sequence MLTPRRAIVSTFALGVAGLLTLGLAASASATGAVTTTRVSIASDGTEGDQNSHSPAISADGRYVAYHSSATTLVADDSNGSADVFLFDTSTGTTTLISRHTDGTQGNYGSFDPAISADGRYVTYDSYATTLVADDSNGSADVFLFDTSTGTTTLISRHTDGTQGDKDSYASAISADGRYVTYESYATTLVADDSNGSADIFLFDTSTGTTTLISRHSDGTQGNDSSSGPAISADGLYIAYDSWADNLVDDDSNDAHDIFLYKATTGTTTLISRHTDGTQGNDSSSGPAISADGLYIAYESRADNLVDDDDDGGYPDVFLHDTATSTTTLVSRLTGGTEGDSWSQHPTISGDGRYITYKSYASTLVTGDTNAAWDVFLSDTATSTTTLISRHTDGTPGNSSSEGPAISTDGRYIAYESWADNLVDGDENEWIDVFLFAAPAPAPTPTSAPTATPAATPGAALAETGADGSTPAAIGLAALVAGACILGLLAARRPHTRTN, from the coding sequence ATGCTCACCCCCCGTCGCGCCATCGTGTCCACTTTCGCTCTCGGAGTCGCAGGACTGCTCACCCTGGGCCTCGCCGCCTCAGCGAGCGCGACCGGCGCAGTCACCACCACGCGAGTCTCGATCGCGAGCGACGGCACCGAAGGCGACCAGAACAGCCACTCCCCTGCGATCTCCGCCGACGGGCGCTACGTCGCCTATCACTCCAGCGCGACCACCCTCGTCGCCGACGACAGCAACGGCTCCGCAGACGTATTCCTCTTCGACACCAGCACGGGCACCACCACCCTCATCTCCCGCCACACCGACGGCACCCAGGGCAACTACGGCAGCTTCGACCCCGCGATCTCCGCCGACGGGCGCTACGTCACCTACGACTCGTACGCGACCACCCTCGTCGCCGACGACAGCAACGGCTCCGCAGACGTATTCCTCTTCGACACCAGCACGGGCACCACCACCCTCATCTCGCGCCACACTGACGGCACCCAAGGCGACAAGGACAGCTACGCCTCCGCGATCTCCGCCGACGGGCGCTACGTCACCTACGAGTCGTACGCGACCACCCTCGTCGCCGACGACAGCAACGGCTCCGCGGACATCTTCCTCTTCGACACCAGCACGGGCACCACCACCCTCATCTCCCGCCACAGCGACGGCACCCAGGGCAACGACAGCAGCAGCGGTCCCGCGATCTCCGCCGACGGCCTCTACATCGCCTACGATTCATGGGCAGACAACCTCGTCGATGACGACAGCAATGACGCGCACGACATCTTCCTCTACAAGGCCACTACGGGAACCACCACCCTCATCTCCCGTCACACTGACGGCACCCAAGGCAACGACAGCAGCAGCGGTCCCGCGATCTCCGCCGACGGCCTCTACATCGCCTACGAATCACGGGCAGACAACCTCGTGGACGACGACGACGACGGCGGCTATCCCGACGTATTCCTCCACGACACCGCCACCAGCACCACCACCCTCGTCTCCCGCCTCACAGGCGGCACCGAAGGCGACAGCTGGAGCCAGCACCCCACCATCTCCGGCGACGGCCGCTACATCACCTACAAGTCGTATGCGAGCACTCTCGTCACGGGCGACACCAACGCCGCCTGGGACGTATTCCTCAGCGACACCGCCACGAGCACCACCACCCTCATCTCGCGCCACACTGACGGCACACCCGGCAACAGCAGCAGCGAGGGTCCCGCGATCTCCACCGACGGCCGCTACATCGCCTACGAGTCATGGGCAGACAACCTCGTCGATGGCGACGAGAACGAGTGGATCGACGTATTCCTCTTCGCAGCTCCCGCCCCCGCCCCCACCCCCACGAGCGCCCCCACCGCCACTCCCGCAGCGACGCCGGGGGCCGCACTCGCCGAGACCGGCGCCGACGGATCCACCCCCGCAGCGATCGGCCTCGCAGCCCTCGTGGCAGGTGCTTGCATCCTCGGCCTGCTCGCCGCACGCCGCCCGCACACGCGGACGAACTGA
- the purL gene encoding phosphoribosylformylglycinamidine synthase subunit PurL has protein sequence MSTPSTHVVDTVENAAATPEKEQPYGALGLKDDEYAKIREILGRRPTSGELAMYSVMWSEHCSYKSSKVWLRQFGQKVTPEMKKNLMVGMGENAGVVDIGEGWAVTFKIESHNHPSYVEPFQGAATGVGGIVRDIISMGARPVAVMDALRFGAIDHPDTARVVPGVVSGISFYGNCLGLPNIGGETWFDPIYQANPLVNALAVGVLRHEDLHLANARGVGNKVVLFGARTGGDGIGGASILASESFDEGSGRKRPAVQVGDPFMEKVLIECCLELYKNELVEGIQDLGAAGISCATSELASNGDGGMHITLDDVLLRDPSLTAEEILMSESQERMMAVVAPEKLEGFLAVTKKWDVEASVLGEVTDTGRLIIEWKGETIVDVDPRTVAIDGPVYERPLSYPTWMDALNADTASALPRPTEGPALKAQVLQLLGSANLADKSWITSQYDKYVLGNTALSYPDDGGMVRVDETSGLGFALATDANGRYCYLDPYQGAQLALAEAYRNVSVTGATPVAVSDCLNFGSPENPEVMWQFSQTVEGLSDACLTMGIPVTGGNVSFYNQTGDVPIHPTPVIAVMGTIDDVGRRVPSGWQDAGDNLYLLGTTALELDGSAWAGVVHDHLGGRPPKVDLEAEMNLGGLLQAAAHEGLLNAAHDLSDGGLAIALAEGVLRFGVGARVFLDELIARDGVDVATALFSESTGRVLVAVPREEDVKFTRLCEGRGYPVLRIGVTDSEPALEVQDVFTASLDELSKTFTETLRARFA, from the coding sequence GTGAGCACTCCCTCGACGCACGTCGTCGACACCGTCGAGAACGCAGCCGCCACACCCGAGAAGGAGCAGCCGTACGGCGCCCTCGGGCTGAAGGACGACGAGTACGCGAAGATCCGCGAGATCCTCGGCCGTCGCCCCACGAGCGGCGAGCTCGCCATGTACTCCGTCATGTGGAGCGAGCACTGCTCCTACAAGTCGAGCAAGGTGTGGCTGCGCCAGTTCGGGCAGAAGGTCACGCCCGAGATGAAGAAGAACCTCATGGTCGGCATGGGTGAGAACGCGGGCGTCGTCGACATCGGCGAAGGCTGGGCGGTCACCTTCAAGATCGAGAGCCACAACCACCCGAGCTACGTCGAGCCCTTCCAGGGTGCGGCGACGGGCGTCGGCGGCATCGTGCGCGACATCATCTCGATGGGTGCGCGCCCCGTGGCCGTCATGGATGCGCTGCGCTTCGGCGCGATCGACCACCCCGACACGGCGCGCGTCGTTCCCGGCGTGGTCTCGGGCATCAGCTTCTACGGCAACTGCCTGGGCCTGCCGAACATCGGCGGCGAGACCTGGTTCGACCCGATCTACCAGGCGAACCCGCTCGTCAATGCGCTCGCGGTGGGCGTGCTGCGCCACGAGGATCTGCACCTCGCGAACGCGCGCGGTGTGGGCAACAAGGTCGTGCTGTTCGGCGCCCGCACGGGTGGCGACGGCATCGGCGGCGCGTCGATCCTCGCATCCGAGTCGTTCGATGAGGGCTCGGGCCGCAAGCGCCCCGCCGTGCAGGTGGGCGACCCGTTCATGGAGAAGGTGCTCATCGAGTGCTGCCTCGAGCTCTACAAGAACGAGCTCGTCGAAGGCATCCAGGATCTGGGCGCCGCCGGCATCTCGTGCGCGACCTCCGAGCTCGCCTCCAACGGCGACGGCGGCATGCACATCACCCTCGACGACGTGCTGCTGCGCGACCCGTCGCTCACGGCTGAGGAGATCCTCATGTCGGAGAGCCAGGAGCGCATGATGGCGGTCGTCGCCCCCGAGAAGCTCGAGGGCTTCCTCGCGGTGACGAAGAAGTGGGATGTCGAGGCGAGCGTGCTCGGCGAGGTCACCGACACGGGCCGCCTCATCATCGAGTGGAAGGGCGAGACGATCGTCGACGTCGACCCGCGCACGGTCGCGATCGACGGTCCGGTGTACGAGCGTCCGCTCAGCTACCCCACGTGGATGGACGCGCTCAACGCCGACACCGCATCCGCTCTGCCCCGCCCCACCGAGGGTCCCGCGCTCAAGGCGCAGGTGCTGCAGCTGCTGGGCTCTGCGAATCTCGCCGACAAGAGCTGGATCACGAGCCAGTACGACAAGTACGTGCTCGGCAACACGGCCCTCAGCTACCCCGACGACGGCGGCATGGTTCGTGTCGACGAGACCTCCGGTCTCGGATTCGCGCTCGCGACGGATGCGAATGGCCGCTACTGCTACCTCGACCCGTACCAGGGTGCGCAGCTGGCTCTCGCGGAGGCCTACCGCAACGTCTCGGTGACGGGTGCGACGCCCGTCGCGGTCTCCGACTGCCTCAACTTCGGCAGCCCCGAGAACCCCGAGGTCATGTGGCAGTTCAGCCAGACCGTCGAGGGCCTCTCGGACGCCTGCCTCACGATGGGCATCCCCGTGACGGGCGGCAACGTGTCGTTCTACAACCAGACGGGCGATGTGCCGATCCACCCCACGCCCGTCATCGCCGTCATGGGCACGATCGACGACGTGGGCCGCCGCGTGCCGTCGGGCTGGCAGGATGCGGGCGACAACCTGTACCTGCTCGGCACGACCGCCCTCGAGCTCGACGGATCGGCGTGGGCCGGCGTCGTGCACGACCACCTCGGCGGACGCCCGCCGAAGGTCGACCTCGAGGCCGAGATGAACCTCGGCGGGCTTCTTCAGGCCGCCGCGCACGAGGGTCTTCTGAACGCCGCCCACGACCTCTCCGACGGCGGTCTCGCGATCGCTCTCGCCGAGGGCGTGCTGCGCTTCGGCGTGGGTGCCCGCGTGTTCCTCGATGAGCTCATCGCGCGCGACGGCGTCGATGTCGCGACGGCGCTCTTCTCGGAGTCGACGGGTCGCGTGCTCGTCGCGGTGCCGCGCGAGGAGGATGTGAAGTTCACGCGCCTGTGCGAGGGCCGCGGCTACCCCGTCCTCCGCATCGGCGTGACGGACTCGGAGCCCGCTCTCGAGGTGCAGGACGTCTTCACAGCGTCGCTGGACGAGCTGTCGAAGACCTTCACGGAGACGCTGCGCGCGCGCTTCGCCTGA
- a CDS encoding endonuclease domain-containing protein has product MPRRTPLEPKLGVSFTVAEALALGHSASRLRGRDLERPFRGVRARRDGALSAIEGYAPLLRPGDRFSGVTALALWGAPLPHPPHPVHVSAASGRTRPRRAGMVGHDGPRAEPVTRHGLPGSPPALAFLEAAGVLREQDLVAAGDHLVLDPRVLDPLDIRPHIGLDELRAHMEAATGRHVRAARRAAARVREGVESRAETLLRLLLADAGLPDPQCGVAIRDARGRHIGYFDLAWPDRRVIAEYDGDQHRTSTYQYDRDIRRFDRATEAGYRVIRVRARGLGPDLPETLARIRSALTR; this is encoded by the coding sequence ATGCCGCGCCGCACACCTCTCGAGCCGAAGCTCGGTGTGTCGTTCACCGTCGCCGAGGCCCTGGCGCTCGGGCACTCCGCCTCGCGCCTGCGCGGCAGAGACCTCGAGCGCCCGTTCCGGGGCGTCCGCGCGCGACGCGACGGCGCCCTGAGCGCGATCGAAGGGTATGCGCCGCTGCTACGACCCGGCGACCGCTTCTCGGGGGTCACAGCGCTCGCGCTCTGGGGAGCGCCCCTTCCTCACCCGCCTCACCCCGTGCACGTGAGCGCGGCGAGCGGGCGGACGCGCCCGCGTCGCGCGGGGATGGTCGGGCATGATGGCCCGCGCGCCGAGCCGGTCACCCGGCACGGGCTTCCCGGGTCGCCTCCCGCGCTCGCGTTCCTCGAAGCCGCTGGGGTGCTCCGCGAGCAGGATCTCGTGGCGGCGGGCGACCACCTCGTGCTCGACCCTCGCGTGCTCGACCCGCTCGACATCCGCCCCCACATCGGGCTCGACGAGCTGCGCGCGCACATGGAGGCCGCGACCGGGCGCCACGTGCGCGCCGCCCGCCGCGCGGCCGCGCGTGTACGGGAGGGGGTCGAGTCGCGGGCCGAGACGCTGCTGCGGCTGCTGCTCGCGGATGCGGGACTGCCCGATCCGCAGTGCGGCGTCGCCATCCGGGATGCACGCGGCCGACACATCGGATACTTCGACCTGGCCTGGCCCGACCGTCGCGTGATCGCCGAATACGACGGCGATCAGCACCGCACCTCGACCTATCAGTACGACCGCGACATCCGGCGCTTCGACCGGGCGACCGAGGCGGGATACCGCGTCATCCGGGTGCGCGCCCGCGGACTCGGGCCCGACCTCCCGGAGACGCTCGCGCGCATCCGCTCCGCGCTCACTCGCTGA
- a CDS encoding alpha/beta hydrolase codes for MSIRRVIILHGYTAHPGKHWFGWLAEQLAPHGIETHIPALPNTDSPDAAAWTDAALAAIGTPASDTVVIGHSLGTITAIRALGRAFAADEDARLGGLVLVAPFVDPVPGLSELDPFVDDVPELAPLAGRIDRRLAIHSDHDSVVPIALAAPVIAGLDAEVIEVPGGGHLMESEGWTTLPPLVPWILAD; via the coding sequence ATGAGCATCCGCCGCGTCATCATCCTGCACGGCTACACCGCGCACCCCGGCAAGCACTGGTTCGGATGGCTCGCCGAGCAGCTCGCCCCGCACGGCATCGAGACGCACATCCCCGCGCTTCCCAACACCGACAGCCCGGATGCGGCGGCGTGGACGGATGCGGCGCTCGCCGCCATCGGCACCCCGGCGTCCGACACGGTCGTCATCGGCCACAGCCTCGGCACGATCACGGCGATCCGCGCCCTCGGTCGCGCGTTCGCCGCCGACGAGGATGCCCGCCTCGGCGGCCTCGTGCTCGTGGCGCCGTTCGTCGATCCGGTTCCGGGGCTCTCCGAGCTCGACCCGTTCGTCGATGACGTGCCTGAGCTCGCGCCCCTCGCCGGGCGCATCGACCGCCGCCTCGCGATCCATTCGGACCACGACTCTGTCGTGCCGATCGCGCTCGCGGCCCCCGTGATCGCGGGGCTCGACGCGGAGGTCATCGAGGTCCCCGGAGGCGGGCACCTCATGGAATCCGAGGGATGGACGACCCTGCCCCCGCTCGTCCCCTGGATTCTCGCGGACTGA
- a CDS encoding TraR/DksA C4-type zinc finger protein has protein sequence MTPEPQAALGWIAARRARVEERLASVEGRLVSVREARSEWSDEEHDPEGFALTFEWQQAEGAAREHRQELVELDQAAARVREGRYGICTVCGNPIPDAQLERTPTRTTCVAHAAARR, from the coding sequence ATGACGCCCGAGCCACAGGCCGCGCTCGGCTGGATCGCGGCGCGCCGCGCCCGGGTCGAGGAGCGGCTCGCATCCGTCGAGGGTCGGCTCGTGAGTGTGCGCGAGGCGCGCAGCGAATGGTCGGATGAGGAACACGATCCCGAGGGCTTCGCGCTCACCTTCGAATGGCAGCAGGCGGAGGGAGCGGCTCGCGAGCACCGACAGGAGCTCGTCGAGCTCGATCAGGCCGCGGCGCGCGTGCGGGAGGGGCGCTACGGGATCTGCACGGTGTGCGGCAACCCGATCCCCGACGCGCAGCTCGAGCGCACGCCCACGCGCACGACGTGCGTGGCGCACGCCGCCGCGCGACGCTAG
- the purQ gene encoding phosphoribosylformylglycinamidine synthase subunit PurQ: MAPRIGVITFPGSLDDRDAQRAVRLAGAEAVALWHGEHDLKDVDAIVLPGGFSYGDYLRCGAIAAQSPIMAEVIDAANKGLPVLGICNGFQVLVESHLLPGGLIRNDHGDFICRDQTLRVENADTVWTNTFTAGEEIVIPLKNGEGGYIASEETLDRLEGEGLVAFRYVGVNPNGSLRDIAGITNERGNVVGLMPHPEHAVEAGFGPDTDAAMRSGVDGLRFFTSAVESLLARV; this comes from the coding sequence ATGGCCCCGCGCATCGGCGTCATCACCTTCCCGGGCTCGCTCGACGACCGCGACGCGCAGCGCGCGGTGCGTCTCGCCGGCGCGGAGGCTGTCGCCCTCTGGCACGGCGAGCACGACCTGAAGGACGTCGACGCGATCGTGCTGCCCGGCGGCTTCAGCTACGGCGACTACCTGCGCTGCGGCGCGATCGCCGCGCAGTCGCCCATCATGGCCGAGGTCATCGACGCCGCGAACAAGGGCCTCCCCGTTCTCGGCATCTGCAACGGCTTCCAGGTGCTCGTCGAATCGCACCTGCTCCCCGGTGGCCTCATCCGCAACGACCACGGCGACTTCATCTGCCGCGACCAGACCCTCCGCGTCGAGAACGCGGACACCGTGTGGACCAACACGTTCACCGCGGGCGAAGAGATCGTCATCCCGCTGAAGAACGGCGAAGGCGGCTACATCGCCTCCGAGGAGACCCTCGACCGCCTCGAAGGCGAAGGGCTCGTCGCGTTCCGCTACGTGGGTGTGAACCCCAACGGATCGCTCCGCGACATCGCCGGCATCACGAACGAGCGCGGCAACGTCGTGGGCCTCATGCCCCACCCCGAGCACGCCGTCGAGGCGGGCTTCGGCCCCGACACCGACGCCGCGATGCGCTCGGGCGTCGACGGCCTGCGCTTCTTCACCTCGGCCGTCGAGAGCCTGCTCGCCCGCGTCTGA
- the purS gene encoding phosphoribosylformylglycinamidine synthase subunit PurS produces the protein MPTIVVEVMPKPELLDPAGKATAGALAKRGHSAFADVRIGKRFEITVEGEVTDEVLAEAQKLAEDFLSNQVIEDVVAVKVV, from the coding sequence GTGCCCACCATCGTCGTCGAGGTCATGCCGAAGCCCGAGCTGCTCGACCCCGCAGGCAAGGCCACCGCAGGCGCGCTCGCCAAGCGCGGCCACAGCGCGTTCGCCGATGTGCGCATCGGCAAGCGCTTCGAGATCACCGTCGAGGGCGAGGTCACCGACGAGGTGCTCGCCGAGGCGCAGAAGCTCGCCGAGGACTTCCTCTCCAACCAGGTCATCGAAGACGTCGTCGCGGTGAAGGTCGTCTGA
- a CDS encoding nucleoside/nucleotide kinase family protein, whose amino-acid sequence MSALDLAARIRELAADGRVIVGITGEPGAGKSTFATGLAIHLGDDAIVVPMDGFHLPQAQLAELGRRDRMGAPDTFDVDGFAALLVALLADDVPVAAPDFDRGTEEAVPDAIRIEERHRIVIVEGNYLLHDADGWERIAPLLDITAFLQLDANVRQERLIARHIRHGKTPDAARAWALGPDEQNAALIRAGANRADMQVPVD is encoded by the coding sequence ATGAGCGCCCTCGACCTCGCCGCCCGCATCCGCGAGCTCGCCGCAGACGGCCGCGTGATCGTCGGCATCACAGGGGAGCCGGGCGCCGGCAAGTCGACCTTCGCGACAGGCCTCGCGATCCACCTCGGCGACGACGCGATCGTCGTGCCCATGGACGGCTTCCACCTGCCGCAGGCGCAGCTCGCAGAGCTCGGGCGCCGTGATCGGATGGGCGCACCCGACACGTTCGACGTCGACGGATTCGCCGCGCTGCTGGTCGCCCTCCTCGCCGACGACGTGCCCGTCGCCGCCCCCGACTTCGACCGCGGGACCGAAGAGGCCGTGCCCGACGCGATCCGGATCGAGGAGCGCCACCGCATCGTGATCGTCGAAGGCAACTACCTGCTGCACGACGCCGACGGATGGGAGCGCATCGCCCCGCTGCTGGACATCACCGCGTTCCTGCAGCTCGACGCGAACGTGCGCCAGGAGCGCCTCATCGCGCGCCACATCCGACACGGGAAGACCCCGGATGCCGCCCGCGCGTGGGCCCTCGGCCCCGACGAGCAGAACGCCGCGCTCATCCGCGCGGGCGCGAACCGCGCCGACATGCAGGTGCCCGTAGACTGA